Proteins encoded together in one Anguilla anguilla isolate fAngAng1 chromosome 9, fAngAng1.pri, whole genome shotgun sequence window:
- the havcr1 gene encoding hepatitis A virus cellular receptor 1 yields MRERDRDRDHFTMDVRCSSILSFWLSFHLLTGSECAGRTVHGHVGQNVVLPCRYDIGYHGELHSCWGRGEVPNSGCSNEVIASDGSEVTSSASKRYQLAGALEQGDVSLTIVGAEESDAGVYGCRVHIIGPFNDQKETVNLVITRAPEPTKNAPEWPTNVTEQASKTTWTPHAHTQGDESANSTESSDAAVPQNSEEPQPDGIQLAVLLPVVLLLLLSLIIVFLLFMRKRWKKASEMLGISEQPGTGVLYRNSESSLGLHSREMAVENIYQMDEGDDY; encoded by the exons ATGAGAGAgcgagatagagacagagatcATTTCACCATGGACGTACGCTGTAGTTCCATCCTTTCCTTTTGGCTCTCCTTCCATCTTCTAACAG GCAGTGAATGCGCTGGCAGGACGGTGCATGGGCACGTTGGACAGAACGTGGTCCTCCCTTGCAGGTACGACATAGGCTACCATGGAGAGCTACACTCGTGCTGGGGCAGAGGGGAAGTACCGAATTCCGGCTGCAGCAATGAGGTCATCGCGAGCGACGGGTCCGAAGTGACGAGCAGCGCATCGAAGCGGTATCAGTTAGCGGGCGCACTGGAGCAGGGCGACGTCTCCTTGACGATCGTTGGCGCTGAAGAGAGTGACGCCGGTGTATATGGCTGCCGCGTGCACATAATAGGGCCGTTTAACGACCAGAAGGAAACGGTAAACCTGGTCATTACCCGAG CACCAGAGCCAACAAAAAATGCACCAGAGTGGCCAACCAACGTGACTGAGCAGGCGTCTAAAACGACGTGGAcaccacacgctcacacgcaag GTGATGAGAGTGCCAATTCCACAGAAAGTTCTGATGCAGCGGTACCCCAGAACAGCGAAGAG CCTCAGCCGGATGGGATCCAGCTCGCGGTGCTGCTGcctgtggtgctgctgctgctgctctccctgATAATCGTGTTTCTGCTCTTCATGA GAAAACGGTGGAAGAAAGCCAGCGAGATGCTTGGAAT ATCAGAGCAGCCCGGCACTGGGGTCCTCTACAGGAACTCAGAGTCCAGCCTGGGCCTCCACTCCAGGGAGATGGCGGTGGAGAATATCTATCAGATGGATGAAGGAGACGACTATTAA